From one Labeo rohita strain BAU-BD-2019 chromosome 8, IGBB_LRoh.1.0, whole genome shotgun sequence genomic stretch:
- the tmem81 gene encoding transmembrane protein 81: MLPQHDKQPSEPVHILFTPSQKTKFSISVQCFYLYFLTSFKHPQRCTLLTNPELQELEKISTWVISRSFPCSATCGLGLRTQELCLIGGKRNIPSTSCKMRTIRCLDTWQCGLKTQTVTAGQRLELDCLEEVMEAMGRFAFVVSWRFARGIITSDDSLFSRYEALSLDKVVLDPLREEDSGTYRCDVLDTDKRRVKRMYKGVKVLSPSELSLNFAKGLIQWENPGSRFPNKTTRGNLYPSSTVRNMALISASISAAIATLILLLLWGFYRIRPRRAAQLSQDV; this comes from the exons ATGCTTCCTCAGCATGACAAACAGCCATCAGAGCCTGTCCACATCCTGTTTACCCCATCACAAAAGACTAAGTTCTCTATCTCT GTtcagtgcttttatttgtaCTTTCTCACATCTTTTAAACACCCACAAAG GTGTACCCTTTTAACCAATCCTGAACTACAAGAACTGGAGAAGATCAGCACGTGGGTCATCAGCCGCAGCTTTCCCTGCAGTGCTACCTGTGGGCTTGGCCTCCGTACTCAAGAGCTCTGCCTTATCGGAGGAAAAAGAAACATCCCCAGCACTTCCTGCAAGATGAGGACCATCCGCTGCCTAGACACCTGGCAGTGTGGACTGAAGACCCAAACGGTAACTGCTGGTCAGCGCCTGGAGCTTGACTGTTTAGAGGAAGTGATGGAAGCCATGGGCCGCTTTGCCTTTGTGGTGTCTTGGCGCTTTGCCCGTGGAATCATCACATCTGATGACTCACTATTCAGCCGGTATGAAGCCCTGAGCCTGGACAAGGTGGTGCTAGATCCTCTCAGAGAAGAGGATTCTGGGACATACCGCTGTGACGTACTTGACACCGACAAACGAAGAGTGAAGAGAATGTATAAAGGGGTGAAAGTGTTATCGCCCAGTGAGCTGAGTTTAAACTTTGCTAAAGGTCTGATTCAGTGGGAAAACCCAGGGAGCCGGTTTCCGAACAAGACAACCAGAGGAAACCTGTATCCCAGCAGCACTGTCCGAAACATGGCGCTGATAAGCGCCTCCATATCTGCTGCAATAGCGACACTCATCCTTCTGCTCCTGTGGGGTTTTTACCGAATAAGACCAAGAAGAGCAGCTCAACTTTCCCAggatgtttaa
- the stk38a gene encoding serine/threonine-protein kinase 38, translating to MAMTSQTTCSSMSNHTKERVTMAKVTLENFYSNLISQHEEREMRQQKLEKVMDQEGLGDEEKRLRRSEHARKETEFLRLKRTRLGLEDFESLKVIGRGAFGEVRLVQKKDTGHVYAMKILRKADMLEKEQVGHIRAERDILVEADSLWVVKMFYSFQDKMNLYLIMEFLPGGDMMTLLMKKDTLTEEATQFYIAETVLAIDSIHQLGFIHRDIKPDNLLLDSRGHVKLSDFGLCTGLKKAHRTEFYRNLNHSLPNDFTFQNMNSKRKAETWKRNRRQLAFSTVGTPDYIAPEVFMQNGYNKLCDWWSLGVIMYEMLIGYPPFCSETPQETYRKVMNWRETLTFPPEVPISEKAKDLILRFCCESEHRIGATGVEEIKTNPFFEGVDYDHIRERPAAIPIEIKSIDDTSNFDEFPDSDILQPTVTPVSNHTEADLKSKDWVFINYTYKRFEGLTARGGIPSYMKTGKR from the exons ATGGCGATGACAAGTCAGACTACCTGCTCCTCAATGAGCAACCACACTAAGGAAAGGGTCACCATGGCCAAAGTGACGCTGGAAAATTTTTATAGCAACCTGATATCACAGCATGAGGAAAGGGAAATGAG ACAGCAGAAACTGGAGAAGGTCATGGACCAAGAGGGACTAGGTGATGAAGAG AAGCGTCTCCGGCGGTCTGAGCACGCAAGGAAAGAGACTGAGTTTCTTCGTCTCAAACGAACACGGCTTGGATTAGAGGACTTTGAGTCGCTCAAAGTGATTGGGCGAGGAGCTTTCGGAGag GTGCGGCTAGTTCAGAAGAAGGACACAGGGCACGTCTATGCCATGAAAATCTTGCGTAAGGCTGATATGCTTGAGAAAGAACAG GTTGGTCATATTCGAGCAGAAAGGGACATCCTTGTAGAGGCAGACAGTCTTTGGGTGGTAAAGATGTTCTACAGCTTTCAGGATAAGATGAACCTCTACCTCATCATGGAGTTTCTGCCTGGAG GTGATATGATGACTCTACTGATGAAGAAAGACACTTTAACGGAGGAGGCCACACAGTTTTATATTGCTGAGACTGTGCTGGCTATTGACTCCATTCACCAGCTGGGCTTCATCCACAGAGACATCAAACCAGACAATCTCCTGCTGGACTCAagg GGCCATGTGAAGTTGTCTGATTTTGGCCTATGCACTGGTCTGAAGAAAGCTCACCGCACAGAGTTCTACAGAAACCTTAACCACAGCCTTCCCAACGACTTCA cgtTCCAGAACATGAATTCAAAGAGGAAAGCAGAAACATGGAAGCGAAACAGAAGACAGTTG GCCTTCTCTACTGTTGGAACCCCTGACTACATCGCTCCAGAAGTGTTTATGCAAAATGGGTATAACAAGCTCTGTGATTGGTGGAGCTTGGGCGTCATTATGTATGAAATGCTGATAG GTTACCCTCCATTTTGCTCGGAGACGCCTCAGGAAACTTACAGAAAAGTGATGAACTGGCGGGAAACTTTGACCTTTCCACCTGAGGTCCCAATTTCAGAAAAAGCCAAGGATCTGATTCTCAG GTTCTGTTGTGAGAGCGAGCACAGGATTGGAGCCACCGGAGTGGAGGAGATCAAGACTAACCCTTTCTTTGAGGGAGTGGACTATGACCATATCAG ggAGAGACCAGCGGCTATTCCAATTGAGATCAAAAGCATTGACGACACCTCCAACTTTGACGAGTTTCCTGATTCAGACATCCTCCAGCCTACAG TCACTCCTGTGTCCAACCACACTGAGGCAGATCTAAAGAGTAAAGACTGGGTGTTCATCAACTACACCTACAAGCGTTTCGAGGGGCTGACCGCACGAGGAGGCATCCCATCATATATGAAAACGGGGAAGAGATAG